Part of the Candidatus Omnitrophota bacterium genome, TTATTATGGTAGAGCCGTATTCTTCCTTCCATTGCCATACCTTTTCTATGAACTTTTCGCGGCCCAGATCCTGGCGCTTAAGCCCTTCTTTTGCCAGGCTCTTTTCCACGACATTTTGCGTCGCTATGCCAGCGTGGTCGGTCCCGGGCATCCAAAGCGCCTCATGCCCCTGCATCCTCTTAAACCTGATCAATATATCCTGTATCGTGTTATTGAGGGCATGGCCCATGTGAAGTATGCCGGTAATGTTTGGCGGGGGAATAACTATGCAATAGGGCTTCTTCTTGAGATCGACACGTGCCGTAAAAAGCCCCTTCTCTTCCCAGAGCTTGTATATCTTCTCTTCTATTTCTTTTGGATTATATGTCTTGGAGAGCTCTTTCATTAAAGCTATTACACCTTGTCTTTCATCAATTTATACTCGATGCTATCGACAAGCGCTACCCAGCTCGCCTCTATGATATTCTCCGAGACTCCTATGGTCCACCAGGAATCTTTCGTGTCCTCGGACTGAATAAGCACGCGAACCTTTGCCGCGGTACCTGCCTTTTCGTCGAGAACGCGGACCTTAAAATCGGAAAGGCGCATTTCTTTTAAGGAAGGATAAAAAGAGGTCAGCGCCTTCCTGAGCGCGTTATCCAGCGCGTTTACGGGGCCGTCTCCGATGGCGGCGGTATGCTCCATCTTTCCGCCGACCTTAATCTTCATCGTCGCCTCAGAAGTCATCCTGCCGCTTCTCTTCTTTTCGATTATAACCCTGAAGTCCTCAAGCCGGAAGAAGGATTTAAATGCCTTCATCGCCCGTTTCATCAAAAGGTTAAAAGACGCCTCTGCCGATTCAAATTGATAGCCCTCGTGCTCCAGCGACTGGATCAGTTTCAGAATCTTCTTTGTCTTCGGGCTCTCTTTTTCAAGCTCAATATCCATCTCCTTCGCCTTGCTTAAGATCGTCGACTTTCCGGATAATTCGGAAATTAAAAGGCGCCGCCTATTGCCCACAAGCGCCGGGTCTAGGTGTTCATACGTCTTGGGATTCTTCATGATGGCATTTATGTGAACCCCTGCTTTGTGCGCAAAGGCGCTCATTCCCACAAAGGGCTGGTTAGGCATCTGTTTCATATTGCTGACTTCGGAAACAAACCTTGAGACCTCTGTCAGTTCTTTAAGCTGCGAATCGGAAACGCAATCTATGCCTAACTTCGATTTCATAATCGCGATAATCGATACAAGATTGGCGTTGCCGCATCTTTCCCCATAACCGTTAATGGTGCCCTGGACGTGAGTACAGCCGCAATGAATAGCCATGCCCGAGACTGAAACCGCGCAATCAGCATCATTATGCGCGTGAATACCGAGCGGTGTCGTGCAATGAGCTTTTACTTCATTGATGATCTTTTGAGCTTCGAAAGAAAGCAGCCCCCCATTTGTATCGCAAAGGACAAGCGAGTCCGCTCCACCTTCTTCTGCTGCCTTCAGGCATTTAAGCGCGTAAGCGGGATTGGCCTTATAGCCGTCGAAAAAGTGCTCCGCGTCAAATATCACTTCCTTCCCTTTTGATTTCAGGAAGGCCACGCTGTCGCGGATCATATTCAGATTTTCGTCGAGAGTCGTTCCCAAAACATCCGTAACTTGCAGGTCCCAGCTCTTACCGAAAATAGTCACAACCTTTGTGTCCGCCTTGATAAGCCCCTTTAGTATCGTATCGTCGGCGGCTCTTACTTTAGGCCTTCTCGTAGATCCGAACGCGACGATTTTTGCATTCTTAAAACGCACGTTCTTTACTTTTTTAAAAAACTCGACGTCTTTGGGGTTGGCCCCCGGCCATCCGCCTTCAATATAATGGATGCCCAGCTCATCCAGTTTTTGGGCGATCCTCAATTTATCGATGACCGAGAAAGAGATGCCCTCAGTCTGCGCTCCGTCGCGCAAGGTAGTATCGTATAGCTTAACTTTGGCTGTCATAAGCGTTCCTTTTTTACCGCTTTTTTACCGAGTTTAAATGCGCTGTGTATGGCGCGAACGGCCTCAATGGCCTTCTTCTTTTCAATAACGCAGGATATCTTGATTTCACTGGTTGATATCATCTCTATATTGACCCTTTTTGATGCCAGCGCATCAAACATTTTTGCTGCCACCCCGGCATGCGTCTTCATACCTATCCCGACGACCGATACCTTTGCTATGTTTCTATCCGAGGTAACGCCCTTGGCGCCTATGGCTTTAGATATCTCTTTTGATACCCTAAGAGTCTTCTGGAGATCTCCTTCTCCCACCGTAAAAGATACGTCCGTCGCGCCGGTCCGGGATATGTTTTGTATTATCATGTCTATG contains:
- the cimA gene encoding citramalate synthase, translated to MTAKVKLYDTTLRDGAQTEGISFSVIDKLRIAQKLDELGIHYIEGGWPGANPKDVEFFKKVKNVRFKNAKIVAFGSTRRPKVRAADDTILKGLIKADTKVVTIFGKSWDLQVTDVLGTTLDENLNMIRDSVAFLKSKGKEVIFDAEHFFDGYKANPAYALKCLKAAEEGGADSLVLCDTNGGLLSFEAQKIINEVKAHCTTPLGIHAHNDADCAVSVSGMAIHCGCTHVQGTINGYGERCGNANLVSIIAIMKSKLGIDCVSDSQLKELTEVSRFVSEVSNMKQMPNQPFVGMSAFAHKAGVHINAIMKNPKTYEHLDPALVGNRRRLLISELSGKSTILSKAKEMDIELEKESPKTKKILKLIQSLEHEGYQFESAEASFNLLMKRAMKAFKSFFRLEDFRVIIEKKRSGRMTSEATMKIKVGGKMEHTAAIGDGPVNALDNALRKALTSFYPSLKEMRLSDFKVRVLDEKAGTAAKVRVLIQSEDTKDSWWTIGVSENIIEASWVALVDSIEYKLMKDKV